The DNA window ATTCCAGATAGTCCCGGTGGGCCGCCTCGACTTCGGCGGCCCGTGTCGGGCCCGGCGCGGCGTTGAGGCCGCGGGCGGCGGCCAAGAAGGCGCGCGGGCTGGCGTGGATCGCCAGCGCCGGCTGGTAGACCCGGCCCAGTTCCTCCGCGCCGGGGTGGATGTGGACCAGCCTCTGGCTGGGCCGCGGCGCCTCGATCAGGGTATAGCCGCCGGTCGTGATCTCGCCCAGGCGGGCGCCCAGCACCAGCAGCAGGTCGGCTGCCCGGATCCGGGCCTGCAGCTTGGGATTGATGCCGATGCCGACGTCGCCGGCGTAGTTGGGATGGCCGTTGTCGATCAGATCCTGGCAGCGGAAGGCGGCGCCGACCGGCAGCGCCTGGGCCTCGGCGAAGGCCCGCAGGTCGTCGGTCGCCTGGGCATCCCAGCCACTGCCCCCGACCAGCAGGAAGGGCCGCTCGGCCGCGGCCAGGAGCTCGCCCAGACGGCTGAGCTCGGACCCGCCGGGGTGGGTCTCGACCCTGGCGTAGGGCGCCGCGTCGGCGACCTCGACCTCGTCGGTCAGCATGTCCTCGGGCAGGGCCAGCACCACGGGGCCGGGGCGGCCCGAGGTCGCGGTGTGGAAGGCCCGGCTCAGGAACTCGGGGATCCGCGCCGCATCGTCGATCTCGGCCACCCACTTCGCCTGCTGTCCGAACATGCGCCGGTAGTCGATCTCCTGGAAGGCCTCGCGCTCGACGTGACCGCGGGCGATCTGGCCGATGAAGAGGATCATCGGCGTCGAGTCCTGGGAGGCGATGTGCAGGCCGGCGCTGGCGTTGGTCGCGCCCGGCCCGCGGGTGACGAAGCAGATGCCCGGTTCGCCGGTCAGCTTGCCCTGGGCCTCGGCCATCATCGCCGCCCCGCCTTCCTGGCGGCAGATCGTGAAGGCGATCTCCGGCACGTCGTTCAGCGCGTCCAGGACCGCCAGGTAGCTCTCGCCCGGCACACCGTAGGCGCGGGTCACGCCATGAAGCCTGAGCTGATCGACCAGCACCTTCGCGCCGCTGCGCGGGCTCTCTGCGGATGGCACCCCGGTTCCTCCTCTCGACGACCGCCTGAGGCTTACGGAGATCGCGCCGCCTTGTCTACCGCCGCTTGCGCCCGGACGGGGCGGCGCCACATGCTGGGCTCAGGACTCATAACCGTAAGGTGACGGTAGCTGCGAGATAGGTTGCTGAACGGAACGTGTGGGTGCGCCTGTCGCAGCGTGTTGCGAAGCGCCGTCAGTCTTTGAGCTAGGCGAAGAGATTCTTGACTTTTTGGACGTTGGCGGGACTAACGCCTCGCCCCTTCGGAGGGAGTGGCCTTATCCGCTCTCTCTGTTCCTCCGTGAGCCAAGGTCCGTGACGTGGATGTTCCTCCTCGCCACCTTAGAATCAAAAGAGAGTACGTTAGGAAATCTTGTTTGCGCCGATGACAGTAGTGCGGGACGAAAGTGCCACTGAGTTTTAACACCCTATGCGGCACAGAATGACGCCCGTGATTCAAGGTAGGCTGCTTGATTCGGCTCAATTTTCATCATTGTATCGCGCCACGCCTCCTGCTCGAAACTTATCAGGGCAAGTTCCCAGACACAGGCAACCACCGGCCTCGCCACAGTATCCATAGGTTCCGCCGCAGAATATTCCCGACGGTAGATGTGCTGGCAAAGCACTGAACCCTGAGCCCACCAATGCGCCGAAATTGATAAACCCACATCTCCGGGATGAATAATGACAAAGCCTAAGCCGTTGCTGTCTCCCATGGCAGCAACCCGTTCCAGCACGTCCTGCTCCAGAAACTCCTTCGCAACCGACACCATGTCGTGTGTCACCTCCTTGTCACGTGCAAGAAGGCCGTAAATCTTGAAATGAAGCGAACCCATCTCCCAGATGCCATGATCTGAAACGGCGCGCGGGTGATAGACCTCGATGGGGCCAACATCCATCATGCTTCTCCGTCAGCGGGCGCTTGCGGCACTGTAACGAGTGCCCGAAGGACGTCAATTAATGGGTCCTGAGCCTAGGAGCGGAGGGCGACAGACATGGAAGCGAGCCTCGATCCCGGGGCGCTGCGCCGGCACCGCCTTGGCAACCTGCTGCAGTCGCTGGTGCTGATCGCGGGCATGGCCGT is part of the Kiloniellales bacterium genome and encodes:
- a CDS encoding thiamine pyrophosphate-binding protein — translated: MPSAESPRSGAKVLVDQLRLHGVTRAYGVPGESYLAVLDALNDVPEIAFTICRQEGGAAMMAEAQGKLTGEPGICFVTRGPGATNASAGLHIASQDSTPMILFIGQIARGHVEREAFQEIDYRRMFGQQAKWVAEIDDAARIPEFLSRAFHTATSGRPGPVVLALPEDMLTDEVEVADAAPYARVETHPGGSELSRLGELLAAAERPFLLVGGSGWDAQATDDLRAFAEAQALPVGAAFRCQDLIDNGHPNYAGDVGIGINPKLQARIRAADLLLVLGARLGEITTGGYTLIEAPRPSQRLVHIHPGAEELGRVYQPALAIHASPRAFLAAARGLNAAPGPTRAAEVEAAHRDYLEWNRPLPCPGALQMAEVVAWLRDHLPADAVLTNGAGNYSVWLHRFFRYGGFRSQLGPTSGSMGYGLPAAIVAKAEAPERPVVCFAGDGCFLMTGQELATAVQYRLNVIILLVNNGMYGTIRMHQEREYPGRVLGTDLVNPDFAALARAYGAHGEVVERTEDFAAAFERAEAAGKPALLELRIDPEALTPRQSLSEIRAAAMAARAD